From Calditrichota bacterium, one genomic window encodes:
- a CDS encoding SDR family NAD(P)-dependent oxidoreductase has translation MSLLKNKNVLITGASAGIGEACAFAFAKEGCNLIVIARRENRLKSLKQKIEKEFNVDVQIIVLDVSDKDEVFSQLKETVSVDILINNAGLALGTDKVHQANPDHHEIMINTNVNGLLNVTRAIVPRMVENGSGDIINISSIAGHEVYPGGAVYCATKHAVDALTKGLRMDLIDTPLRVSSISPGAVNTEFSTVRLNGDKATADKFYEGFDPLLGKDIAEIAIFNASRPAHVQIADVIVLANAQGAAKMIHKEK, from the coding sequence ATGTCTTTATTAAAAAATAAGAATGTACTTATAACTGGCGCCAGCGCAGGAATTGGTGAAGCATGTGCCTTTGCCTTCGCTAAAGAAGGGTGTAATTTAATCGTTATTGCCCGCCGCGAAAACCGGTTAAAATCGTTAAAGCAAAAAATTGAAAAGGAATTTAATGTTGATGTTCAAATAATCGTTCTTGATGTTTCCGACAAAGATGAGGTTTTTTCTCAATTAAAGGAAACCGTGTCTGTTGACATTTTGATCAACAATGCAGGTTTGGCCTTAGGAACTGATAAGGTGCACCAAGCTAATCCAGACCATCATGAAATAATGATCAATACAAATGTAAATGGATTGCTCAATGTAACCAGGGCAATTGTGCCCCGCATGGTTGAAAATGGAAGTGGCGACATCATAAATATCAGCTCAATCGCAGGGCACGAAGTCTATCCTGGAGGCGCAGTTTACTGTGCAACAAAGCATGCCGTTGATGCGCTGACTAAAGGCCTTCGTATGGATTTGATAGATACACCCTTGCGCGTTTCGAGCATATCCCCCGGCGCGGTAAATACTGAATTCAGCACAGTTCGTTTGAATGGAGACAAGGCAACTGCCGATAAATTCTATGAAGGATTTGATCCGCTGCTTGGAAAAGATATTGCCGAAATTGCCATTTTTAATGCGTCGCGCCCTGCCCATGTGCAAATTGCCGATGTGATTGTTTTGGCCAACGCACAAGGGGCAGCAAAAATGATTCATAAAGAAAAATAG